The following coding sequences lie in one Anaerobaca lacustris genomic window:
- a CDS encoding recombinase family protein has translation YRQGGPAGFGLRRMLVDMQGKPKGTLKRNEQKSLQTDRVILVPGPDEEISIVRHMYQLFIKHSKSERQIAEYLNERGIKTDVGRPWTRSSVRQVLTNEKYIGNNVYNHRSFKLKKKRVVNPPDIWVRADGAFEAIVDPASFFTVQGIIQERNRRWSDDEMVQMLAKLVEKHSDVSAHLIDQSDGMPSSATYRSRFGTLIEAYRLAGYTPERDFSYVQINRRLRTLHPTLVDDTVQRLESVGASIGVDDGNSHLVVNGEYTAALVLSRCLQTSGRSLRWAIRFGSRRLPDITIMVRMNPANDEPSDFYLFPLLDIHTPSLRLAEYNAAYVDAYRCDSLDGFAQLALRTRIEAR, from the coding sequence GCTATCGTCAAGGGGGGCCCGCAGGTTTCGGACTTCGCCGCATGCTGGTCGACATGCAGGGCAAACCCAAAGGGACGCTCAAACGAAACGAACAGAAGAGTCTGCAAACGGACCGCGTCATACTGGTTCCAGGACCTGATGAGGAGATCAGTATTGTCCGCCACATGTACCAACTCTTCATCAAGCATAGCAAGTCTGAGCGTCAGATCGCTGAGTATCTGAATGAACGGGGGATCAAGACAGATGTCGGCCGCCCATGGACACGTTCCAGCGTTCGGCAAGTTCTGACCAACGAGAAGTATATCGGCAATAACGTCTACAACCATCGATCTTTCAAGCTGAAGAAGAAACGCGTCGTGAACCCCCCGGATATCTGGGTCCGAGCAGACGGTGCATTCGAAGCGATTGTCGATCCGGCCTCCTTTTTTACGGTCCAAGGCATCATTCAAGAGCGTAATCGCCGATGGTCCGACGACGAGATGGTCCAGATGCTGGCGAAGCTGGTCGAAAAACATTCGGATGTATCGGCTCATCTCATTGACCAAAGCGATGGTATGCCGTCGAGTGCCACGTACCGGTCCCGCTTTGGCACTTTGATTGAGGCTTATCGTCTCGCAGGCTACACGCCCGAACGGGATTTCAGCTATGTGCAAATCAACCGTCGGCTTCGGACGCTGCACCCGACTCTCGTCGACGACACCGTCCAGCGGCTGGAATCGGTAGGCGCGTCCATCGGAGTGGATGACGGCAACTCTCATTTGGTGGTCAACGGGGAGTACACGGCCGCACTGGTCCTCTCGCGTTGCCTGCAAACCTCAGGAAGATCGCTGCGGTGGGCGATTCGATTCGGCAGCAGGCGACTACCCGATATTACCATCATGGTTCGCATGAACCCGGCCAATGATGAGCCTTCTGATTTCTACCTTTTCCCGCTTCTGGACATTCACACCCCTTCGCTACGTCTTGCCGAATACAATGCCGCCTACGTTGATGCTTATCGATGTGATTCACTGGACGGCTTCGCTCAACTGGCACTGAGAACACGAATCGAGGCACGATGA